The Streptomyces hundungensis genome contains the following window.
CAACTCCGCGGCATGGCCGGTGCGGGCGGGGTGCTGGCAGACCAGGACCGCCACGTCGTCGTCGTGTTCGGCGGTGACTCCGAGGGCGCGCAGCAGCCGGTCGCACACCACCTGCGGGGTGCCGACCGCGCCGGACAAGGCGCGTTCCAGCGCGGCCACGCCCTCGTCGATGTCCTCCCTGCGGCGCTCGACCAGGCCGTCCGTGTACAGGACGGCGGTGGCGCCGGGGGGCAGGGCGATCGAGCCGGAGGTGTGCAGCCAGCCGCCGGTGCCGAGCGGGGGGCCCGTCGGGTCCTCGGCGCGGTGGACGGTGCCGTCCTCATGGCGTACGAGCACGGGCAGATGGCCCGCCGACGCGTACACCAGGCGGCCCTCGTTGGGGTCGTGCACGGCGTAGACACAGGTGGCGATCTGGCTGGCGTCGATCTCGGCGGCCAGCCCGTCCAGGAGCTGGAGCACCTCGTGCGGGGGCAGGTCCAGGCGCGCGTACGCCCTTACCGCGGTGCGGAGTTGACCCATGACGGCGGCCGCGCGGACGCCCCGGCCCATCACGTCGCCGATGACCAGCGCGGTGCGTCCGGCGCCGAGGGTGATCACGTCGTACCAGTCGCCGCCGACCGCCGCGTCGGTGCCGCCGGGCTGGTAGGTGGCGGCCACCCGCAGGTCGTCGGGTTGTTCCAGCTCCTGCGGGAGCAGGGAGCGCTGGAGGGTGACGGCGGTCTCGCGGTGCCGGCGTTCGCTGGCGCGCAGCCGCTCGGCGGCCTCGGCGTGGTCGGTGACGTCGGCGGCGTAGACCAGCACACCGCCTTCGGCGTGGTTGGGGATGGTCACCGGGGTGCACGTCACCGTGTACGAACCGGCGCTCTGGGTCTTGCGGGACTTCACCGTGCGGGACGTTCCGCTGCGCAGCACCTGGTCCATCAGCGGGAGCAGGCCGAGCTCGTCGAGCTCGGGCAGCGTCTTGGCGGCCGGAGCGCCGAGCGGGCGGACACCGAAGGCCGCGGCGTACGCGTCGTTCACGTACGCCACGCGGTGTTCGGGGCCGTGCACGAGCGCGACCAGGGCGGGGAGCTGGCCGAGGACGTCGCGCACCGAGAGGTCGTCGAGGACCGGGGGCTCGGCCGCTTCGTCGGTGTCGTCGGTCCAGGGCTCCGGCTGCGACCCGGATTCGCCGCGGGCCGCGGGCACGGAGCCCCGGTCGGTCCGTGCTGCGGCGCGGCGTTGCGTACCGGGGAGCCGGGCGCTCCAACGCGTGAAGTTCACGGTGTTCCAAGCCTCGTGTGTTGCTGCGGGTGCTGTGCTGCCGGTGCTGGTGCGGTGCTGGGCCGCTGGATCACTCTGTGCAGGTGTGGGTCCACCTATGGTCACACGCCCAGTGTGACGGACCGCACTGACAGCGTCAGGTGTCCTGGGGGGCGGGGCCCTTGCCGGGCGGGCCGCCGCCCGCGGCGATCTCGAACTCGGCGCGCGGATGTTCCAGCGAGCCGAGCGAGACGATCTCGCGTTTGAACAGTCCGGCCAGGGTCCATTCGGCGAGCACCCGGGCCTTGCGGTTGAAGGTCGGGACGCGGCTCAGATGGTAGGCGCGGTGCATGAACCAGGCCGGGTAGCCCTTGAGTTTGCGACCGTAGACGTGGGCGACGCCCTTGTGCAGTCCGAGGGAGGCGACCGAGCCGGCGTAACTGTGCCGGTACTCCACCGGCTCTCCGCCCCGTACGGCGGCGGCGACGTTCTCGGCGAGGACCTTGGCCTGGCGCACGGCGTGCTGCGCGTTGGGCGCGCACTCCTTGCCCTTCTCCCGCGAGGTCAGGTCGGGGACGGCGGCCGCGTCGCCGCCCGCCCACGCATGGTCGGTGCCGGCGACGCGGAGCTGGGCCGTGCACTCGATGCGGCCGCGCTCGTTCAGGGGCAGATCGGTGGCGGCGAGGAGCGGCGCGGGCTTGACGCCGGCCGTCCACACGACGGTACGGGTGGGGAAGCGGGCGCCGTCGCTGAGGACGGCGATCCGGTTCTCGCAGCTGTCGAGCCGGGTCTCCAGGCGGACGTCGATGTTGCGGGAGCGCAGCTCGCGGATGGCGTACCGGCCCATCTCCTCGCCGACCTCGGGCAGGATGCGGTCACTTGCCTCGACGAGGATCCACTTCAGGTCCTCGGGCCGGATGTTGTGGTAGTAGCGGGCGGTGTAGCGCGCCATGTCCTCCAGCTCGGCGAGCGCCTCGACGCCCGCGTAGCCACCGCCGACGACGACGAAGGTGAGGGCGGCGTCGCGGACCGCGGGGTCGCGCGTCGAGGAGGCGATGTCCATCTGCTCGATGACGTGGTTGCGCAGGCCGATGGCCTCCTCGACCGTCTTGAAGCCGATCGCGTAGTCGGCGAGGCCGGGCACCGGCAGGGTGCGCGAGATGGACCCGGGTGCGATGACGAGTTCGTCGTACGTCAGGCGGATGGCGCCGGTGCCGTCCTCGGGCGAGGCGAGCGTGGTGACGGTGGCGGTGCGGTGCGCGTGGTCGATGCGGTCGGCCTCGCCGATGACGATCCGGCACTTGTCCAGGACGCGGCGCAGCGGCACCACGACGTGGCGCGGCGAGATGTTCCCGGCCGCCGCTTCGGGCAGGAACGGCTGGTACGTCATATACGGGTCCGGCGCCACCACGGTGATCTCGGCCGTCCCGGCGCGCAGCTCGGTCTTGAGCTTGCGTTGCAGGCGCAGCGCCGTGTACATCCCGACGTATCCGCCGCCGACCACGAGAATGCGTACAGGTTCTGTCACCTCCCCATGACGCAACGGGCCTCGGGCTTTGTCCACAGGCTCGACAAATTGTGTGACTGGGGAAAGCCGACGCCGCGGACGGCGCACCCTTTCGGCCATGAGGTGATTTCCGCAGGTCAACGGGTGAGTGACACGTGATCGACAAGGTCCGATTCGGTTGGGTTTCGGTCCTTGGTCCGATCGGGCGGCACGCTGTGCGGAAGAACCTCTTCTGAATTGAGCCGGGCTCAACTATGTTCGTATCCCGTCGGGTGTCGGATCAGGGACCGGTCCTCGACTGTCAGGGCGGGGAGTCTCCGGGGGGAGACGTTATAACCGGGGGATAAATGCACATTCAGGACTCTCATTGGCAGACCGCCGTCGCGTCGTCCGACGGCCATGGCCGCGTGGGTACGGCTCCGGGCGCGGGCGGATCGCGTTCCGCGCCGCTGCGGGTGGACGCCCAGCGCAACCTCGAACATGTGCTGCGCGCGGCGCGCGAGGTGTTCGGCGAACTCGGTTACGGGGCGCCGATGGAGGACGTGGCGCGCCGGGCGCGGGTCGGGGTGGGCACCGTCTACCGCCGCTTCCCCAGCAAGGACGTGCTGGTGCGCCGGATAGCCGAGGAGGAGACCTCGCGCCTGACCGACCAGGCGCGCACGGCGCTCGGCCAGGAGAACGAGCCCTGGTCCGCGCTCTCCCGCTTCCTGCGCACGTCGGTGGCGTCGGGCGCGGGCCGGCTGCTTCCGCCGCAGGTGCTGCGGGTCGGCGTGGACGCCGAGGAGACCGAGGGCGTACGTCCCGAGGCGCCCCGGGACGAGACATCGCGGCCCGACGGCGTCCGGGACGGGTTCGACGAGGCGCGGGTGCCGCAGCAGCGCCAGGTCGGCTCCGCCGAGCAGGGTGCGGCCTGGGGCCGGGTCATCGCGCAGCGGACCGCGCCGGAGCAGGAGCTGGACGACCCGGGAGCGGCCGAGCTGCTCGACGTGGTGGGGCAGTTGGTGGACCGGGCGCGTGCGGCGGGCGAGCTGCGCGTTGATGTGACCGTCGCCGATGTGCTCCTGGTGATAGCCACGGCGGCGCCGTCGCTGCCCGACGCCAACCAGCAGGCCGCGGCCTCGTCGCGACTGCTCGACATCCTCCTCGAAGGACTGCGTTCGCGCCCGTCCTGACTCTCAACTCGCTTACAAAATGGGCGAGTTGGAGTTCAGTCCGGTCCGTCTCCAGCCGTCGAGCCTTCCCCGAACGAGTGACGGCTAGTGCTCGGGTGCGGTAAGTCTCCCCGGATGAGTGGTTGCCGGGCCTGAGGCTCGGCTCCGCCTGCGCTCTGTGGCACGCTTGCCCGGTGGTCGGGTCTGAGCGTGCTTACGGGAGCTTCCGCTATGGGCGTTGAAGAGCGGGACGAGTCGCTCTCAGGCGGCGGTGGACCGGAATCGGGCGGCCCTGACGGGGGGCGTCCACCGCGGCAGGTGCCGAGTCAGGGCGGCTTCGGCCCGGGCGCTCCGAGCGGCCCCGCGCCGGTCCCGGGGCAGGCCGCCAAGGGTTCCGGTTACGAGCATGCGGGTGATTTCGGCCTGGCGGGCGGCGCCGGCCTCGGCGGGACCGTACTGCCCGGGCCCTGGGGCCCCATGGACGGCATCGGCGACCCCGGCTCGAGCGTGCCCACGCAGCGCGAGGGCGGCCTGCGCGACGGCGTGACGCTCGACCTCCCCGAGGTGGGCCAGTCCGACGCCGACCTCATCCACGCGATGCGGGCCGGCGACGACAGCGCGTACGAGGAACTGTTCCGCCGCCACTCCGAGGCGGTGCGGCGTTACGCCCGCACCTGCTGCCGGGACGCGCACACCGCCGACGACCTGACGGCGGAGGTCTTCGCGCGCACCCTCCAGGCGGTACGCGGCGGAGCCGGGCCCGAACACGCCGTGCGCGCCTATCTGATGACCACCGTGCGCCGGGTCGCGGCCACCTGGACGCGGACCGCCAAGCGGGAGCACCTGGTCGACGACTTCGCGGTCTTCGCCCAGCAGTCCGCGCGCTCCACGGAGGCCTTCGACGACGACACCATCGACCTCGGCGCCGAGGTGCGGGCCATGCACGAGGCCGAGCAGACGCTCGCCATGCAGGCCTTCCGCTCGCTCCCCGAGCGCTGGCAGGCGGTGCTTTGGCACACCACCGTCGAGGAGGAGTCGCCCAGCGAGATCGCGCCGCTGTTCGGGCTGACCGCCAACGCCACGGCGGTGCTCGCGAGCCGGGCCCGCGAGGGCCTCAAGCAGGCCTACCTCCAGGCCCATGTCTCCACCGCGCTGACCTCCGGCGGGGACTGCGCGCGCTACGCCGACCGGCTCGGCGCGTACGCACGCGGTGGCTTGCGGATGCGGGCCGAGCGCGGGCTCAGCAAGCACTTGGAGGAGTGCGCCAAGTGCCGGGTCGCGGTCATCGAGCTCAAGGACGTCAACGCCGGGATTCCCGCGCTGCTTCCGGTCGCGGTCATCGGCTGGTTCGCCGCCGGGTTCTCTCTCAAGGCGGCCGGAGTCGTGGCGGGTGGCGCCGCCGGAGCGGCGGGCGCGGGTGCCGCGGCCGCCGCGACGGGCAGCGGCGCGTCAAGCGGGGCGGCGGGGGGTGCCGCGGTCTCCGAAGGGCTCGGCGCCCCGGCCAAGGCGGGCATCGCCGCGGCGGTCGCCGTCGCCGTCGCGGCGGGGATCGTGTTCGCGCTGACCGGCAACGACGCGCCGGCGCCCAAGCCCGACGCGAAGCCGCCCGCGGTCGTGCCCGCCGTCCCCCACAAGCCCCCGCCGGCGCCCGAGCCTCCCGCCGCTCCCGCGGCCGCGCCCACCCCGCCGCCCCGGCCCGCCCCCAAGAAGCCGGCCGCGCGGCCCCTTCCGCCGACGCCCACGCGTCCCGCACCCACCCCGCCCCGGCCGACGCCCCCGAAGCCGACCCCGCCGAAGCCCACGCCTGCGAAGCCGCCACCGCCGCCCGCGCCGAGCGTGTTCCAGGTGAACCGCCTGGAATACGGCCTCCTCGGCGACGGCACCAAGCCCGAAGTGCGGCTCGGCGGCTCCAGTTGGCTGTGGCAGCGCTCCGGCATGAGCATCGACGGCCACCGCTATCCGCACGGGGTGACCGTGCACGGCCGGTCCTCGGTGACCATCGACCTCAACCGCCAGTGCCGTACCTACGACGCGTACGCGGGGGTGGACGATCTGATGGCGGGGCTCGGGGCGGTGCGGTTCTCGCTGTACGGGGACGCGACCAGGCTGTGGCAGTCGCCGGTGGTGCACGCCGGTGATCCGGCGGTGCCGGTGCACGCCGACATCGCGGGCCGCAGGACGATCCGGCTGGTGGTGGAACCGGCCGGCCCGTTCGGCGGGGCGGCGCTCGCGGACTGGGCGCAGTCGCGGATCGGCTGCGCTTAGCGGTACGCCCCCCCGGGGGGCCGGGCCGGGTCAGGCTTCCGTGACCTCGTCCAGGATCGGCGGGATCTCGGTCGGGGTCAGCGGTGATCCGGCGGCGTACTCGGCCTCGTACCGTTCGGGGGTGAGCGCCTCGCGGGCCCGGAGCCGGATGGACTCCTCGATCGCCCGCTCCGGTACGGAGCGCGGGATGTCGGCGCGCCAGGTGCTCGCGGCCGCCAGGAGGCGCAGCGCGCGGCCGTGCTCGCCGAGGTCGCCGAGGAACTGGGCGGCGCGCTCGGCGAGATGGGCCAGGACGTGCTCGGTGCACCGGCCGCCGGCCGCCGTGCGCAGCGCGTTCGCCATGCCCCGCAGCCCCGCCAGGGGGCCCGACTCGATGGCGGTGGTCCGGGCGTCCAGGGCGTCGAGCAGCGCCACGAAGTGCGGGGGCGCGCCCGGCGGCCCCTTCTCGGCGAAGTCCAGGGCCTGGTCGCGCAGGGCGAGAGCGGTGACGGTGTCACCCCGGTCGAGGGCGATGGTGGCGAGCAGCGAGTGCACGTACGGCAGGGCCTCGGCCACCCGGTAGCGGAGCGCGTCCGCCGCGGCCTCGGTCAGTGACTTCTCGGCGGCGTCCAAGTCGCCCTGCCGGTAGGCGAGTTCGCCGACGCGGGCGGTGAGGAACGGCGTCTCCTGGTGGGCTCCGACCTCGCGGGCCAGTTGCAGCGCCTCCTCGTAGGCGGGGCGGGCCACTTCGGACAGGCCGCGCGTCATCGCGGCTTCGGCGGCGGCGCCGGCCACCTGGGCGCGCATCCAGCGGTCGCCCACGCGGCGGCCCAGCTCGCGCAGCTCGGCGAGGTCCTCGTCGACGCCCTCCAGGCCCCCGGGCATGTCGATGGACATGTGGGTGCGGAACATCAGGCTCACCGCGGTCGCCCAGTCGTCGCCGTAGCGACGGCAGTTGGCGACGACCCCGTTGATCGAGTCGCGCACCAGGCCCGGCGGGTCGGTGTGGAAGGTCGCGAACGGCCACAGCAGCCCCGGGAAACGGGCCGCCTGCGGGCCGCCGCCCTCGAAGGCCTTGCGGAGTTCGGCGAGCCGGTCCTGGACCCCGTTGTCTTCGAGCCCGTGGCCGCGTTCGACGTCGGAGAGCAGGAAGTAGCGGAGCAGGTCGAGGTGGAGCCGCGGCCAGTACCGCGGGTCGCACTCGTCGTCGGGGAGCGGCGCGAGCTCGGCGGCAGCCCGGCCCCAACCGGCGCCTTCCGTACGGTAGTTGCGCAGCCACCAGAACCAGCCCATGTTCAGGACGAGTTCGGTGGCGGCCTCCTCGTCGGCGGTGCGTCCGGTCGTGGTGCGGCGCAGCGCGGCCCGGATGTTGTCGAGCTCCGTCTCCAGGCAACGGATCCAGGGGAGTTGTTCGGCGGAGCGGATGAGGGGTTCCGCCTCGGCGACCAGTGCGCGGTAGTACGCGGTGTGGGCGTCGGCCGCCTCGCGCAGCACCTGCGGGGTCTCGGCGGCCCGCTCGGTGGCGTACTCGTGGATGGTCTCCAGCATCCGGTAGCGCATTCCGCTGCCGTCGGGCGCGGGGACCGCGATGACCAGGGACTTCTCGACGAGGGCGGCGAGGTCGTCGGTGGCCGCGCACACCGCCTGGGCGGCGGCGAGGTCCCAGCCGCCGGCGAAGACGGAGGCGCGGCGCAGCACGGTGCGCTCGGGCTCTTCGAGCAGGTCCCAGGACCAGTCGACGACGGCCCGCAGGGTCTGCTGCCGGGGCAGTACGGTACGGCTGCCGCCGGTCAGCAGGCGGAAGCGGTCGTCGAGCCGGTCGGCGATCTGGCGGGGGGTGAGCAACCGCAGCCGGGCGGCGGCGAGTTCGATGGCGAGCGGCAGCCCGTCCAGGCGACGGCAGATCTCCGCCACCGCCTCGGGGTCGGCACCGGGGTCGAAGTCGGGGCGTACGGCGCGGGCGCGCTCGGCGAACAGGCGGTGGGCCGGGGCGGGCGGCAGCGGTTCGACCGGGCGGACCGTCTCGCCGGGCACACCGAGCGGCTCCCGGCTGGTGGCGAGGATGCGCAGGCGCGGGCAGCGGGTCAGGAGGGTCTCGGCGAGGCGGGCCGCGGCGTCGATGACGTGCTCGCAGTTGTCGAGGACGAGCAGCGTGTCGGGGCGGCGGGAGAGATCGTCGGCGAGGCGGGCGGTGGGGTCGTCGTGGCCGGGCTGCCCCTCGCGCGCCAGCAGGGTCGTCTCGCGCAGGCCGAGCGCGGAGACCACGGCGCCGGGCACGGCACCGGGGTCGTCCAGCGGGGCGAGTTCGACGAGCCAGGCGTCGACGCGTGCCGCCGATGCGGCCTGTTCCGCGAGGCGGGTCTTGCCGGTGCCGCCGGGCCCGGTGAGGGTGACCAGCCGGTACGTCGCCAAGTCGCCCTGGATCGAGGCGAGTTCGGGCTCACGGCCGACGAACGAGGTCAGCCGGGGCCGCAGGTTGCCCTCGGGGCGAGGGGAAGGGGCCGGGGCGGGCCGCTCGACGGCGGGGCCGCCCGCCAGCAACTCGGCGTGCAGGGCGGCCAGTTCGGGGCCGGGGTCGGTGCCGAGGGCGTCGGCCAGGGTGCGGCGGGCCTGCTCGTAGGCGGCCAGCGCGTCGGCCCTGCGGCCCTCGGCGACCAGGGTGCGGATCATCTGGGAGTGCAGCGTCTCGTCGTACGGGTACGAGGCGAGCAGCTCCGTCAGCTCGGGAAGCAGCCCGTGGGTGGCGCCGCGCCGCAGATCCGCCTCGATGCGGTTGCGCCGGGCGCTCAGGCGCTGGGCTTCGGCGCGTACGGCGCCGTCGGGTTCCGGGAGGTCGCAGAGGGCGGGTCCGCGCCACAGCGCGAGGGCGGCGCGCAGGGTGGTGGCGGCGCGTTCGGGCTCGCCCGCGGCGAGTTGGGCCGCGCCCTGTGCGGCGCGCTCCTCGAACACGAACA
Protein-coding sequences here:
- a CDS encoding sigma-70 family RNA polymerase sigma factor, translated to MGVEERDESLSGGGGPESGGPDGGRPPRQVPSQGGFGPGAPSGPAPVPGQAAKGSGYEHAGDFGLAGGAGLGGTVLPGPWGPMDGIGDPGSSVPTQREGGLRDGVTLDLPEVGQSDADLIHAMRAGDDSAYEELFRRHSEAVRRYARTCCRDAHTADDLTAEVFARTLQAVRGGAGPEHAVRAYLMTTVRRVAATWTRTAKREHLVDDFAVFAQQSARSTEAFDDDTIDLGAEVRAMHEAEQTLAMQAFRSLPERWQAVLWHTTVEEESPSEIAPLFGLTANATAVLASRAREGLKQAYLQAHVSTALTSGGDCARYADRLGAYARGGLRMRAERGLSKHLEECAKCRVAVIELKDVNAGIPALLPVAVIGWFAAGFSLKAAGVVAGGAAGAAGAGAAAAATGSGASSGAAGGAAVSEGLGAPAKAGIAAAVAVAVAAGIVFALTGNDAPAPKPDAKPPAVVPAVPHKPPPAPEPPAAPAAAPTPPPRPAPKKPAARPLPPTPTRPAPTPPRPTPPKPTPPKPTPAKPPPPPAPSVFQVNRLEYGLLGDGTKPEVRLGGSSWLWQRSGMSIDGHRYPHGVTVHGRSSVTIDLNRQCRTYDAYAGVDDLMAGLGAVRFSLYGDATRLWQSPVVHAGDPAVPVHADIAGRRTIRLVVEPAGPFGGAALADWAQSRIGCA
- a CDS encoding ATP-binding SpoIIE family protein phosphatase; the protein is MNFTRWSARLPGTQRRAAARTDRGSVPAARGESGSQPEPWTDDTDEAAEPPVLDDLSVRDVLGQLPALVALVHGPEHRVAYVNDAYAAAFGVRPLGAPAAKTLPELDELGLLPLMDQVLRSGTSRTVKSRKTQSAGSYTVTCTPVTIPNHAEGGVLVYAADVTDHAEAAERLRASERRHRETAVTLQRSLLPQELEQPDDLRVAATYQPGGTDAAVGGDWYDVITLGAGRTALVIGDVMGRGVRAAAVMGQLRTAVRAYARLDLPPHEVLQLLDGLAAEIDASQIATCVYAVHDPNEGRLVYASAGHLPVLVRHEDGTVHRAEDPTGPPLGTGGWLHTSGSIALPPGATAVLYTDGLVERRREDIDEGVAALERALSGAVGTPQVVCDRLLRALGVTAEHDDDVAVLVCQHPARTGHAAELFHNAALDLLGGIEAAPRARAFASGVLSSWRFPVELRDLGVLAVSELVANSLQHGTPPMRLRLRRTDRRLIIEVTDGDDHLPRRRRADPADEAGRGISIVATIASSWGSRRTPGGGKAVWCEFALPG
- a CDS encoding TetR/AcrR family transcriptional regulator; translation: MHIQDSHWQTAVASSDGHGRVGTAPGAGGSRSAPLRVDAQRNLEHVLRAAREVFGELGYGAPMEDVARRARVGVGTVYRRFPSKDVLVRRIAEEETSRLTDQARTALGQENEPWSALSRFLRTSVASGAGRLLPPQVLRVGVDAEETEGVRPEAPRDETSRPDGVRDGFDEARVPQQRQVGSAEQGAAWGRVIAQRTAPEQELDDPGAAELLDVVGQLVDRARAAGELRVDVTVADVLLVIATAAPSLPDANQQAAASSRLLDILLEGLRSRPS
- a CDS encoding FAD-dependent oxidoreductase, translating into MTEPVRILVVGGGYVGMYTALRLQRKLKTELRAGTAEITVVAPDPYMTYQPFLPEAAAGNISPRHVVVPLRRVLDKCRIVIGEADRIDHAHRTATVTTLASPEDGTGAIRLTYDELVIAPGSISRTLPVPGLADYAIGFKTVEEAIGLRNHVIEQMDIASSTRDPAVRDAALTFVVVGGGYAGVEALAELEDMARYTARYYHNIRPEDLKWILVEASDRILPEVGEEMGRYAIRELRSRNIDVRLETRLDSCENRIAVLSDGARFPTRTVVWTAGVKPAPLLAATDLPLNERGRIECTAQLRVAGTDHAWAGGDAAAVPDLTSREKGKECAPNAQHAVRQAKVLAENVAAAVRGGEPVEYRHSYAGSVASLGLHKGVAHVYGRKLKGYPAWFMHRAYHLSRVPTFNRKARVLAEWTLAGLFKREIVSLGSLEHPRAEFEIAAGGGPPGKGPAPQDT
- a CDS encoding AfsR/SARP family transcriptional regulator; amino-acid sequence: MRYLILGATEAHEPDGTSIPLGGRRVRALLTALALRVPRAVPVATLIDDVWADDPPQDAPAALQALVGRLRRALGKDAVESGPAGYRLTAPRHAVDLFVFEERAAQGAAQLAAGEPERAATTLRAALALWRGPALCDLPEPDGAVRAEAQRLSARRNRIEADLRRGATHGLLPELTELLASYPYDETLHSQMIRTLVAEGRRADALAAYEQARRTLADALGTDPGPELAALHAELLAGGPAVERPAPAPSPRPEGNLRPRLTSFVGREPELASIQGDLATYRLVTLTGPGGTGKTRLAEQAASAARVDAWLVELAPLDDPGAVPGAVVSALGLRETTLLAREGQPGHDDPTARLADDLSRRPDTLLVLDNCEHVIDAAARLAETLLTRCPRLRILATSREPLGVPGETVRPVEPLPPAPAHRLFAERARAVRPDFDPGADPEAVAEICRRLDGLPLAIELAAARLRLLTPRQIADRLDDRFRLLTGGSRTVLPRQQTLRAVVDWSWDLLEEPERTVLRRASVFAGGWDLAAAQAVCAATDDLAALVEKSLVIAVPAPDGSGMRYRMLETIHEYATERAAETPQVLREAADAHTAYYRALVAEAEPLIRSAEQLPWIRCLETELDNIRAALRRTTTGRTADEEAATELVLNMGWFWWLRNYRTEGAGWGRAAAELAPLPDDECDPRYWPRLHLDLLRYFLLSDVERGHGLEDNGVQDRLAELRKAFEGGGPQAARFPGLLWPFATFHTDPPGLVRDSINGVVANCRRYGDDWATAVSLMFRTHMSIDMPGGLEGVDEDLAELRELGRRVGDRWMRAQVAGAAAEAAMTRGLSEVARPAYEEALQLAREVGAHQETPFLTARVGELAYRQGDLDAAEKSLTEAAADALRYRVAEALPYVHSLLATIALDRGDTVTALALRDQALDFAEKGPPGAPPHFVALLDALDARTTAIESGPLAGLRGMANALRTAAGGRCTEHVLAHLAERAAQFLGDLGEHGRALRLLAAASTWRADIPRSVPERAIEESIRLRAREALTPERYEAEYAAGSPLTPTEIPPILDEVTEA